The Nerophis ophidion isolate RoL-2023_Sa linkage group LG20, RoL_Noph_v1.0, whole genome shotgun sequence genomic interval TTCACTCCAGGTTGAGACTGTGCAGGATtatattgaaaatattttttatttattttaaaaaacaacattttcttcATGTCACATGTTGTATGTTCACAGTCCTGGGCGGCAGATATCTGACGTCAGGGCAAGGGTGACAACACCAGGATGGGAAGGCACCAGGCTGCGGGAGGAGGAGCTTTCACAGGTGTAACCTTCATCAACCGAGTGCTTTGCGAGTCTTTCAGACATCCTTCCAGAGGACAACAACTTCAACCGACTTTCAAACCTGAACAGACATCATGAATATGATTGTACTCTTTCTTCTGGCCGTGCAAATGCACAGTGTGGTGTCAGGTAAGCCATTTTTCTTTACAACTTTGTCAACTTTTTTGTAAGATCAAAACTGATATTGGCTATTCTTATCTTACTTTATGTCATTAAACACAGTTGTCATGTATATTGTCATAAATCTGCTATTCATTGTCTTTTGACATCAATTTTACTGAATTGAATACGAAagacctgagtagtcctgagttcaatctcggcttcgggatctttctgtgtggagtttgcatgttctccccgtgattgtgtgggttccctccgggtactccggcttcctcccacttccaaagacatgcacctggggataggttgattggcaacactaaatggtccctagtgtgtgaatgtgagtgtgaatgttgtctatctgtgttggccctgtgatgaagtggcgacttgtccagggtgtacccgccttccgcccggatgctttgctgctgagataggctccagcaacctctgctaccccaaaaagggacaagctgtagaaattgAATGAAATTGTTTCATAAAACATATTTAAGCTTCAGCTTGACTATAGGAAGATGCTCCTTATTGCATTGTTGTCACCAGACAACTTTAATTGGGGCACGTACCCCAGTGTTGACGACTgagtgaaaaaaactactttctaaACCGAATGCCGTTCCGAAAGTCCGGGGACGTCAAACCCTCCCCTCACCCCTGCCCCGCCAAAACAGAGCTAGATAGGGTGTGACCAAGAAGAGATAAGAAAGTGGGAGGTAAATTCTTAAGCTAAGTAAAACTGTAACAAGTTATTAGCAACTTTGTATGAAAAAAGTCCTTTGAGATTGTTGCTGCTGAGGATGCTAATCAGGGTGATGGAGCAGGACAGCGAGGAGGAGGAGTGAGTGGATGAGGGAAAGTGGGAGTCGTGGGGTTGAAACAAGTCTGAAGGGACGACAGCGACATGATGAGGCAGCAGTTTGAAGTTGAAGCATCCACAGAGGAGGAGGGGACATTAGTGACTTAAGGAAAGCATGATTGTCCCAAGCAAGTTAAAGGAGGTGTTTGCAACGTCATCACAGTGCATGCCCAACAACGCCCCCTAGTGACAGGACAGTAGACACAGGCCTTTCTGATCACTGTATTTATGGTAGAATTCTTTATTGAAGAATGACCTGCAAGcagttttaatttgaaaaataattaaaCACAAAAAGCCTTGcaatttttatgttttgtatttggtTTAATTTTGTTTAACAGGTGGCAATATTAATTTAGTGGGGCTTATTTTCAGTCCTCTAGACATGTTTGATGGTATTACCAGTATTATCGTCATCATTattataactattattattattattatattattattgtaccattttcatttttaatatAAGAAACACGAAAACAAAATATTAACAAATACATAATCTACAGTATCTTAATTTCAAATAtatgaaaacacattttaaaaaatatgtattcagTATATTCAATTGTTTTCTTCACCAATGGAAATGTGTCATAAATGTAACATATTTATTGACAAATGAAAatagtaaaaataaattattcaacccccatttaaaaaaaaatatttgaaatgaaaaatgagtttcctccaccgggtggcagggcctctcccttagagatcaggtgagaagctctgtcattcatgAGGAGCTCACAGTAAAGCTGCTGATCCTCCAAACCGAGAGATGATGTGGCTCAGGCATCTGATCAGAGTGGtccccaaacgcctccctaggggggtGTTGAGGGCGTGTCcgaccacggagaagacccaggccACGGTGGAGAGACCATgactcccagctggcctgggaatgcctcgagatcccccgggaagagatgGAAGAAAGTAGCGGGGGAGAGGGAAGTATATGCTTCTcctcttaggctgctgcccccgcgaccctacttGAGatgagcagaagaagatggattaatggatggatggatggatggatggatggatctagcACTGCACATCAGGACATGACTGAAGACTAAACTGCTTAAATGATTGATGAAcatgaaataaaatgtaaataaatatcttttttttcttttagagaAATACGATCTGTGGCATATGCGAGTGGTGGACTATCAAGATTCAAAGCTCTACATGTACTATGAGGACGGTGGTATGGCTGACGACTACATCTACTCCTACAGCACCAACAACAGCAGAGTAGTAGTACCCGTACAGGACTGGTTGAGAAAACTCACAGCAGAAGATCCTCAGTACTGGCAGAGAGCGACCGAGAAGGCTGTTGCTCGTGAGCAGTTCGCAACAAACAGATTAGAAACTCATTTGAAGAATTTGAATCGAACTGaaggtttgtttatgttgaacttcTAACTGTTAAGTTatgtttgatttctattttaataATCTGTAGTATGCACACATTACTTTGTAAAACACACACATTACTGCACTTATATGTTGTCTCTGCCCATCCTagaatgatttgtgtgtgtgtgcatgtacttgtgtgtgtgtgtgtgtgtatctctgTGTCATGGTGTTAAGGTTTTCCTTTGCTTTACAACACTTTTTGTTAGGAATATGCAGGTTATGAATGAGTCCTTGATAATAAATTATCTCAAGTCACCTATTCCCTTACTTATACCTGCTACTGTGAGCTAGATTAAAAAAGGTAACGTGTCATTAATTGTGCAAAGCTACAAATCTGGTCCATGTCTCGAAACGGCTCCTTTTTCTCCTTCCTGCCCAGGCGGAATCATAAgcacaataaaacaataaattcACTTGCTCATTTGGCAAGTTTCCCCAACTCACTGACTCGGTGAAGGCTCAAGTTTTACTGACTTAAGGTTACTTGGCAAACACTAAAATGTACTGATTTTACTGAGTTTCACTGACTAGTGAAACTCAGTTGATCAAGACTTGAATCCAAGGAGGGAACTTGTTGCATATGTTTAAGTTTCAGCACATGCCTTTGTGATGAGTAACTTAAGTGAAAGAAGTACCCCGATAGACACTTTAGTCAGTGACTCTTAGGAACTTGAGTCAGTAAAAGGAATCAAGTTTCACATAACTATGTCTTCTTACTCTCTCAGGTTTTCACTTAGGTGTGTGGAGTTCTGGATGTGAATTGAATGATGAGACTGATGAGATCAGAGGTTGGTATGCGGAAGACTTAGGATTTGATGACGGGCCATTGCGGCATTGGACCTTAGCAAAGGATCAAGGGGATCACGTCAAGCTGATCTGGGAAGATAACAAGCCTCCCCCAGTCACCTTGAAGTTCTACACTGAGGAGTGTCCTTCTGTCTTGAGGATGTTTGTGAGCATCTTAACAAGAACAGGTAGAAACTCACATTTACTTTCACTTTTGTAACCATGTTAGCATGTTCTCTATATAGCATCATTATTAGCATTACAAACCACACTCTCGTTATACTCTTCCTATTGTCTCCCTTTCCGCCCATATTTACTCcttccacaccttctctccatattgTCCACTGTTCATACATGACctcacttcctgtgcagagcttCCAAAGGTGTCCCTACTCCAGGAGACACCATCTTCTCCGGTCAGCTGCAACGCaacaggtttctaccccgacaAAGCCGTcctgttttggaggaaagacggcgagaAGCTGCACGAGGGCGTGAAGCACGGAGAAATGCTCCAagacggaaccttccagatgtcTGTGGACCTGAACGTGATGGCCGACATGGATggcaagtacgaatgtgtgtttcagctgACTGGTGTCAAGGAGGACATCGTCACCGAGCTGGAGAGcagaagcatcctgagcaacgcGAGCGGTGAAGGTGAGAAAGACGTGGTTGAATTGTACATTGATGTAAATTAGGGGTGAAACCATTCATCCATTGAATGATCTATCAATGTATATTCCTAAAATTCAACTCCATTGATCCGTGCTCGGCAGGTTGACCTTCCGGAAAATATGTATTGCTCTAACATAATTTTAAAAGCCAGTCAATCGATTTAATTATAACTAGGAAAAGAAAACATTGGATGTAAGAATGTCCGACTCTATATGAAGTTCAGCACTTTGACAATGAGGACGTTAAATGTTACTCAAGTGTGTTTGCCCGTCTGTGGCGTCTTCGCCATCagtcattaaaacaaaaaaaggcaaagaccgaggtgtccgactcgctcattcagccaagagaCTGTGAAGCTTGTCTGTTCCGGCGCTCTCtgtagctccgcagccctgtctcttcatccgcatctcctccagtctctccaaacggactgaGGTGTGGCAGAGACACAGCAGCTGGTCCCcacggccaaaaggctcccaggaggcagatccagaagttcaaaAAAAGCGCCGCAGAAGTCACAAAATTGCCCCTTTTCACACAGTGCCAAAGGGTTCCGGATCTAAAGGCCAAAAAacccacatgaaaacaaaagggaaacatcaggaagagcagagagctcctgccaccagcagccactatagcagcgccatcttgtaataaaagattaaaatagatgtatttaaataatatgtaaatgcattggccattaattattgtttacttgcttgtttgtatgtATCATTCATTTATGCATGATTTCTTTACAAGAACTAACAGGAATATTAGAAACTTCATCTGCAGTGTCCAGTATTTATTTGACAGTCATACTGCTTGACTTCTTTTTTGCTAAAAATTTCTACTTACTTCAATCGTTTTGTATCGTATCATCCCAAAAAAAAATATCGTCCTTGAATCGTATTACCAGCCACAAATTATGATTTGCATCACATTGTTATTAAAACTAATAGTCACACCCCAAATGTTTCTCATCATAAGTCTAATTGTCCCTTATCTTGATCCATACTATGTAATTAGCACATTGCTGTATCAGCTGCTATGTGGCGATCTACAACAGAATCTAGGTCAACCCGCACACGTACCAACGAACCCATTTaccaatttatttgtgtgaatcAATTTTAACTTTGCGCTTGTTCAATTTACTTTCTATCCAGACCTCAATACAACCACCTCTGGTAAAACCAGCCAAGCGACCTCATGGCCTACCACCATCACTGTCAGACCAACTACCAGCGGTACTTCCAATGGCAACCAAATTGGTACCTGGCCAGACACAACCATTGAAGCAACCACCCGACCCAGTCTCAGCAACTCGGACGCGCCAACAACCAGCGGTACTTCCAATGGCAACCAGATTACTACCTGGCCAGACACAACCATTGAAGCAACCACCCGACCCAGTCTCAGCAACTTGGACGCGCCAACAACCAGCGGTACTTCCAATGGCAACCAGATTACTACCTGGCCAGACACAACCATTGAAGCAACCACCCGACCCAGTCTCAGCAACTTGGACGCGCCAACAACCAGCGGTACTTCCAATGGCAACCAGATTACTACCTGGCCAGACACAACCATTGAAGCAACCACCCGACCCAGTCTCAGCAACTTGGACGCGCCAACAACCAGCGGTACTTCCAATGGCAACCAGATTACTACCTGGCCAGACACAACCATTGAAGCAACCACCCGACCCAGTCTCAGCAACTTGGACGCGCCAACAACCAGCGGTACTTCCAATGGCAACCAAATTGGTACCTGGCCAGACACAACCATTGAAGCAACCACCCGACCCAGTCTCAACAACTTGGACGCGCCAACAACCAGCGGTACTTCCAATGGCAACCAAATTGGTACCTGGCCAGACACAACCATTGAAGCAACCACCCGACCCAGTCTCAGCAACTTGGACGCGCCAACAACCAGCGGCACTTCCAATGGCAACCAAATTGGTACCTGGCCAGACACAACCATTGAAGCAACCACCCGACCCAGTCTCAGCAACTTGGACGCGCCAACAACCAGCGGCACTTCCAATGGCAACCAAATTGGTACCTGGCCAGACACAACCATTGAAGCAACCACCCGACCCAGTCTCAGCAACTTGGACGCGCCAACAACCAGCGGTACTTCCAATGGCAACCAAATTGGTACCTGGCCAGACACAACCATTGAAGCAACCACCCGACCCAGTCTCAGCAACTCGGACGCGCCAACAACCAGCGGTACTTCCAATGGCAACCAGATTACTACCTGGCCAGACACAACCATTGAAGCAACCACCCGACCCAGTCTCAGCAACTCGGACGCGCCAACAACCAGCGGTACTTCCAATGGCAACCAGATTACTACCTGGCCAGACACAACCATTGAAGCAACCACCCGACCCAGTCTCAGCAACTTGGACGCGCCAACAACCAGCGGTACTTCCAATGGCAACCAGATTACTACCTGGCCAGACACAACCATTGAAGCAACCACCCGACCCAGTCTCAGCAACTTGGACGCGCCAACAACCAGCGGTACTTCCAATGGCAACCAGATTACTACCTGGCCAGACACAACCATTGAAGCAACCACCCGACCCAGTCTCAGCAACTTGGACGCGCCAACAACCAGCGGTACTTCCAATGGCAACCAGATTACTACCTGGCCAGACACAACCATTGAAGCAACCACCCGACCCAGTCTCAGCAACTTGGACGCGCCAACAACCAGCGGTACTTCCAATGGC includes:
- the LOC133538621 gene encoding mucin-2-like, translating into MNMIVLFLLAVQMHSVVSEKYDLWHMRVVDYQDSKLYMYYEDGGMADDYIYSYSTNNSRVVVPVQDWLRKLTAEDPQYWQRATEKAVARFHLGVWSSGCELNDETDEIRGWYAEDLGFDDGPLRHWTLAKDQGDHVKLIWEDNKPPPVTLKFYTEECPSVLRMFVSILTRTELPKVSLLQETPSSPVSCNATGFYPDKAVLFWRKDGEKLHEGVKHGEMLQDGTFQMSVDLNVMADMDGKYECVFQLTGVKEDIVTELESRSILSNASGEDLNTTTSGKTSQATSWPTTITVRPTTSGTSNGNQIGTWPDTTIEATTRPSLSNSDAPTTSGTSNGNQITTWPDTTIEATTRPSLSNLDAPTTSGTSNGNQITTWPDTTIEATTRPSLSNLDAPTTSGTSNGNQITTWPDTTIEATTRPSLSNLDAPTTSGTSNGNQITTWPDTTIEATTRPSLSNLDAPTTSGTSNGNQIGTWPDTTIEATTRPSLNNLDAPTTSGTSNGNQIGTWPDTTIEATTRPSLSNLDAPTTSGTSNGNQIGTWPDTTIEATTRPSLSNLDAPTTSGTSNGNQIGTWPDTTIEATTRPSLSNLDAPTTSGTSNGNQIGTWPDTTIEATTRPSLSNSDAPTTSGTSNGNQITTWPDTTIEATTRPSLSNSDAPTTSGTSNGNQITTWPDTTIEATTRPSLSNLDAPTTSGTSNGNQITTWPDTTIEATTRPSLSNLDAPTTSGTSNGNQITTWPDTTIEATTRPSLSNLDAPTTSGTSNGNQITTWPDTTIEATTRPSLSNLDAPTTSGTSNGNQIGTWPDTTIEATTRPSLNNLDAPTTSGTSNGNQIGTWPDTTIEATTRPSLSNLDAPTTSGTSNGNQIGTWPDTTIEATTRPSLSNLDAPTTSGTSNGNQIGTWPDTTIEATTRPSLSNLDAPTTSGTSNGNQIGTWPDTTIEATTRPSLSNSDAPTTSGTSNGNQITTWPDTTIEATTRPSLSNSDAPRPIPGHSKVQEENLSVTVAVVTVGVVAGAVLLSAIIFGIVKRYRHTHRTYWVNRPTENWVEVAMRHLRLTRSDSESGSE